A single Anopheles funestus chromosome 2RL, idAnoFuneDA-416_04, whole genome shotgun sequence DNA region contains:
- the LOC125764269 gene encoding protein sax-3, whose protein sequence is MQTRNSGYCASKTMRKPHPHPLYRWLTVCRYRKLTDGIGKCCLNKFTIVGLRLLLVLHSAQALQNPRITEHPIDTTVPRHEPATLNCKAEGIPQPTIQWYKDGAPLKILQGSHRIALPAGGLFFLKVVNSRRESDAGVYWCEARNENGIARSRNATLQVAVLREEFRLEPQHTRVAQGETVLLECGPPKGIPEPTLSWRKNGQKLEVESSKRIRVVDGGNLAIQDVRQTDEGQYQCIAKNLVGVRESATAFLKVHVKPFLIRGPHDQTVVEGASVTFQCRVGGDPMPDVLWRRSASGGNMPLDRVHILEDRSLRLENVILDDEGEYSCEADNAVGAISATGTLTVHAPPHLSIRPVPQVVEAPHDVSFECKSEGRPKPTTFWSVEGNRTLIFPGTSFDRFETTYTHEGLTVLTLPQTTKSDNGLVVVCSAVNNVGSISVRARLMVASQDDRPPPIIILGPTNQTLPAKSTVSLLCNAVGNPNPFISWYLDGNPVVPSDRINVTENGTLLLRELEKSTDQGLYTCVASSRSGKSTWSAFLRVESPTNPNVNFYRAPEPSEFPSAPGKPQIVNINNSSITISWLPSIKSGASDINGYLIEVFSSDMAKGWTTVPYKISSTSYNYSPVSPNVSYIFIVRAENDQGLGIPSLMSDPVTIGREFNHGEDINLSEAQATLSSGQVVNLLEANATDASSVRLVWEIVNGQYVEGFYIYSRKINSNGTYRTLTVLHGGGASACTINGLEKFTEYEFFLVPFFKTIQGRPSNSRSTCTLEDVPTAPPVNLEAVLLNTSAVYLKWDPPSNHTINGKLKQYHIIIRGYDVHNISKVLTNMTVDGDAPKLLLANLSAGVTYSVSIAASTKIGIGPYSIPSILRLDPHTRRLDHGYTRYPINHDYSHDILTQTWFIILLGSIIAIIVFLFGAIIIFRRIQFMKHSSLNNMHGNHAIGTVRKFPTLPLNPNGVWIDPGGGVWRQATDITKEVITDYAQVSAAPTLPLPDYERLSPLNMPDYAEVAGCSSFKNDLGQSDPCYDNYGAYASTTLVGRSVQLFAQNQFDGKNVYSAPTALATAAAAPGGCHYNNFINQQHQQRHQQQLQAQYGLHGPQQMHAQIQSQPHQQQIGVHDKRERDANGRPVGGGGGSMKSQKMNIIENRMADMLNNLNQCSSTGPTASYSNGGGMGSSYGGSTVSNLNSGSHCSLLPAGQPMAASSTLTMDVMNGLSGSVPSGNGSAGGGPSGSSSVPHTPLFGTIKRTTKYNKIGYNKDNKLNFGDNGRSVEQPLFVKSKYDGTWSSVPSSVTTASATSINMINNSPYQQQHQQQHQQHHLLPLHPNTNGGHQQQPLTTTAGPPPPPPPQPPPATQQAPSVVHHFPSGHHHPASVSSFHSAKESSRSPSRVSPTKHGMQTNNLDNHPIQECNNGANTITNGQEASAGFIGNTHHPLQQPNYLTGSTKTDNV, encoded by the exons GTTGTAAACTCCCGGAGAGAGAGCGACGCTGGTGTGTACTGGTGTGAGGCACGGAACGAGAACGGAATTGCCAGAAGTAGGAACGCTACCTTACAAGTAGCAG taCTCAGAGAAGAATTTAGGCTTGAACCACAGCACACACGTGTGGCTCAGGGTGAAACGGTGTTACTAGAATGTGGTCCGCCAAAGGGTATTCCGGAGCCAACTCTGTCGTGGCGGAAAAATGGTCAAAAACTGGAAGTGGAATCCTCGAAACGAATACGCGTTGTCGATGGAGGTAATTTAGCTATTCAGGATGTGCGACAAACGGATGAAGGACAATATCAATGCATTGCGAAGAACCTAGTCGGCGTACGAGAATCAGCAACGGCTTTTCTGAAAGTTCACG TGAAACCGTTTCTGATACGCGGCCCTCATGACCAAACTGTCGTAGAAGGTGCGTCTGTAACGTTTCAATGTCGCGTTGGAGGAGACCCCATGCCGGACGTACTATGGCGTCGATCCGCATCAGGAGGCAATATGCCATTAGACCGAGTACACATCCTCGAAGATAGAAGCCTCCGTTTGGAGAATGTAATACTTGACGACGAGGGAGAGTACAGCTGTGAAGCGGATAATGCGGTAGGAGCCATCTCAGCCACTGGCACATTGACCGTCCATG CACCACCTCATCTTTCGATAAGGCCTGTGCCGCAGGTTGTTGAAGCACCCCACGATGTTTCGTTCGAATGCAAATCTGAAGGCCGACCGAAACCGACGACTTTTTGGTCGGTCGAAGGCAATCGAACATTGATCTTTCCCGGCACGTCATTTGATCGATTCGAAACAACATATACACATGAAGGTCTCACCGTTCTAACGCTCCCGCAAACTACCAAATCTGACAACGGCCTTGTGGTTGTCTGTAGTGCCGTAAACAATGTTGGTTCGATCAGTGTTCGAGCACGGTTAATGGTAGCTTCGCAGGATGACCGACCACCTCCAATCATTATTCTTGgcccaacaaaccaaactctGCCAGCGAAATCCACAGTGTCGTTGCTTTGCAATGCCGTGGGTAATCCCAATCCGTTCATCTCTTGGTATCTGGATGGTAATCCTGTCGTTCCCTCAGACCGAATCAATGTAACAGAAAATGGGACGCTTTTGCTACGAGAATTGGAAAAAAGTACCGATCAGGGGCTGTACACGTGTGTGGCAAGTAGTCGCAGTGGGAAATCTACGTGGAGTGCTTTCTTACGCGTGGAATCACCAACAAATCCGAACGTTAATTTTTACCGCGCACCTGAACCATCCGAATTTCCGAGCGCACCGGGAAAACCACAAATTGTGAACATCAACAACAGTTCCATCACCATCTCATGGTTGCCGAGCATTAAGTCCGGTGCTTCCGACATCAATGGGTACCTGATTGAAGTGTTTTCAAGCGATATGGCAAAGGGCTGGACAACGGTACCGTACAAGATCTCGTCGACCAGCTACAATTACTCACCGGTTTCGCCAAATGTCAGTTACATTTTTATCGTTCGAGCTGAAAATGACCAGGGTCTTGGTATTCCAAGCCTCATGTCGGATCCGGTGACAATTGGTCGAGAATTCAATCATGGAGAAGACATCAATCTCAGCGAAGCACAGGCAACCCTTTCTTCCGGTCAAGTGGTCAACCTTCTCGAAGCTAACGCTACCGATGCATCAAGCGTACGCTTAGTGTGGGAGATCGTTAACGGCCAGTATGTGGAAGGGTTCTATATCTACTCTCGGAAGATAAACTCCAACGGAACGTATCGAACTTTGACGGTTCTTCATGGCGGAGGTGCCTCCGCATGTACAATAAATGGGCTAGAAAAGTTTACTGAGTACGAATTTTTCCTTGTACCGTTCTTCAAAACGATTCAAGGTCGTCCTTCAAATTCTAGATCTACCTGCACTCTGGAAGATG TTCCGACGGCTCCGCCAGTCAATTTGGAAGCGGTTTTATTGAACACCTCTGCTGTGTACCTCAAGTGGGATCCTCCAAGTAATCACACTATAAATG gaaaattgaaacaatatCACATCATCATCCGAGGCTATGACGTTCACAACATATCTAAGGTTCTCACCAACATGACGGTCGATGGAGACGCACCAAagttactgctagcaaatctATCAGCTGGTGTTACTTATTCTGTCAGTATTGCAGCGTCGACCAAAATCGGCATTGGCCCATACAGTATTCCTTCCATTTTAAGACTGGATCCACACACTAGACGGCTTGACCATGGGTACACAAG ATACCCAATAAACCATGACTATTCACACGATATACTGACGCAAACGTGGTTCATTATTCTGCTTGGTTCCATCATTGCCATTATCGTCTTCCTGTTCGGTGCCATCATCATTTTCCGCAGGATACAATTTATGAAACATAGCTCGTTGAACAATATGCACG GTAATCACGCAATTGGAACTGttcgaaaatttcctacaCTACCATTGAATCCGAATGGTGTTTGGATCGATCCGGGAGGTGGCGTATGGCGACAAGCGACTGATATTACTAAGGAAGTCATCACCGATTATGCTCAGGTTTCTGCAGCACCAACGCTACCACTTCCAGATTATGAGCG GCTGTCCCCGCTGAATATGCCTGACTACGCGGAAGTGGCCGGTTGTTCATCATTCAAAAACGATCTGGGGCAATCGGACCCATGCTATGACAACTACGGTGCCTATGCGTCGACCACGCTGGTAGGCCGCTCGGTGCAACTGTTCGCCCAAAATCAATTCGATGGCAAAAATGTCTACTCAGCGCCTACTGCTCTTGCTACGGCCGCCGCAGCGCCCGGTGGATGTCACTACAATAATTTCATAaatcaacaacatcagcagcgcCACCAGCAGCAACTGCAAGCCCAGTACGGTCTCCACGGACCGCAGCAGATGCATGCTCAGATACAGTCGCAACCACACCAGCAACAAATCGGAGTGCATGATAAACGGGAGCGAGACGCCAACGGACGCCCGGTCGGAGGCGGTGGCGGAAGCATGAAAAGCCAGAAAATGAACATCATCGAAAATCGGATGGCCGACATGTTGAACAATTTGAATCAATGCTCGTCGACGGGCCCTACGGCAAGCTACAGCAACGGCGGTGGCATGGGCTCATCGTACGGTGGCTCAACGGTAAGTAATCTCAACAGTGGCAGCCACTGTAGCCTACTTCCGGCGGGCCAACCGATGGCAGCCTCATCTACGCTGACGATGGATGTGATGAACGGTTTGTCTGGAAGTGTTCCCAGTGGCAATGGTAGCGCCGGTGGAGGACCGAGCGGTAGTAGCAGTGTGCCCCATACACCGCTTTTTGGCACGATTAAACGAACGACCAAGTACAACAAAATAGGCTACAATAAGGATAATAAACTCAATTTTGGCGATAATGGTCGATCGGTTGAGCAGCCGTTGTTCGTCAAGTCGAAGTACGACGGTACCTGGTCGTCCGTGCCGAGCTCAGTCACGACGGCGTCGGCAACCAGCATCAACATGATTAATAATTCGCCatatcaacagcagcaccaacagcagcatcagcagcatcatctACTTCCGCTCCATCCGAACACTAACGGtggccatcagcagcagcctttgacgacaacagcaggcccaccgcctccaccaccaccacagccGCCCCCAGCAACTCAGCAAGCGCCTTCAGTAGTTCATCACTTTCCTTCGGGACACCATCACCCAGCGTCCGTTTCGTCGTTTCATAGCGCAAAAGAATCATCCCGATCGCCATCGCGCGTTTCACCAACGAAGCACGGCatgcaaacaaataatttagatAATCATCCAATACAGGAGTGCAACAATGGAGCCAACACAATCACTAATGGCCAGGAAGCTTCTGCTGGTTTCATTGGCAATACGCATCATCCATTGCAGCAGCCAAATTATTTAACGGGCAGCACTAAAACGGACAAtgtataa
- the LOC125774917 gene encoding uncharacterized protein LOC125774917, which produces MKSEIVINCRALFMVMCLLWHTAQSHYTNNVRAAVTSNAAECAEIGMTMLDQGGSAADAAIATLFCEGVSIPQSMGIGGGFVLTVYNKASGLVESLDSREVAPAAATKNMYIGNGKAAIEGGLSIAVPGEVKGYWELHQKYGKLPWKTLVNPTIDLCTKGSLVTDYLSKILTSKKSLILTYPALAKIFINPVTNDTWKEGDRIKRPTLAESLKVIAIEGANALYGKNGTLLPKLMEDLKNVGSILTENDFYNYRPEWVKPARATLRNNFFLHSMPLPGSGPILSYMLSILDGYKDLSSNDPLTWHRIIESFKHGYGMRTKVGDPRFVTSVNTVLQKMTNKNYVAYIRDMIVGNMTFDSYDYYGADFAGLQDQGTAHVSVLAANGDAIAVTSTINYLFGSLIVSPSTGIILNDEMDDFSTPGVVNAYGLSPSPANFIVPGKRPLSSMSPTIITDRQGDVRMVLGGAGGSRITTAAALLILRHLYFKQSLCEAINAPRIHHQLAPMQVEYEKGFDANLIAELAARGHKVQETKADFGFAALTAIVKQENTVSAAFDRRRSGSVSVRPPKSGLGNCAKIVSSGVNCTGLRSLIIVMCLIWPTARSQYTDNVRAAVASNAVECAEIGTSMLDQGGSAADAAIATLFCEGVSIPQSMGIGGGFVLTVYNKASGLVESLDSREVAPAAATKNMYIGNGKAAIEGGLSIAVPGEVKGYWELHQKYGKLPWKTLVNPTIDLCTKGSLVTDYLAKTLISKKSLILTYPALAKIFINPVTNDTWKEGDRIKRPTLAESLKVIAIEGANALYGKNGTLLPKLMEDLKNVGSILTENDFYNYRPEWVKPVRAKLRNNFFLHSMPLPGSGPILSYMLSILDGYKDLSSNDPLTWHRIIESFKHGYGMRTKVGDPRFVTSVKTVLQKMKNKNYVAYIRDMIVGNMTFDSYDYYGADFAGLQDQGTAHVSVLAANGDAIAVTSTINYVFGSLIVSPSTGIILNDEMDDFSTPGVVNAYGLSPSPANFIVPGKRPLSSMSPTIITDRQGDVRMVLGGAGGSRITTAAALLILRHLYFKQSLCEAINAPRIHHQLAPMQVTYEPGFDANVIAGLAARGHKLQEIEGDAGFAALTAIVRHRNMVSAAFDRRRGGSVSVRPYKAGVGNCY; this is translated from the exons atgaaaagcgAAATCGTGATAAA CTGCCGTGCATTGTTCATGGTTATGTGTCTATTATGGCACACGGCCCAATCACACTACACAAACAATGTGCGTGCTGCGGTAACCTCGAACGCGGCTGAATGCGCCGAAATTGGAATGACCATGCTAGATCAAGGTGGTTCCGCAGCCGATGCTGCTATCGCAACTCTGTTCTGTGAAGGTGTTTCGATCCCACAGAGCATGGGTATCGGTGGTGGATTTGTATTGACCGTCTACAACAAAGCTTCGGGCCTCGTAGAGTCATTGGACTCGAGGGAGGTCGCTCCGGCGGCTGCTACCAAAAATATGTACATCGGAAATGGTAAAGCCGCCATCGAAGGGGGTCTATCCATTGCCGTTCCAGGAGAAGTGAAGGGCTACTGGGAGTTGCATCAAAAGTATGGCAAACTTCCCTGGAAAACGTTAGTGAATCCAACGATTGATTTATGCACCAAGGGGTCCCTAGTCACGGACTATTTGTCAAAAATATTGACTTCAAAGAAGTCATTAATATTGACGTATCCCGCTCTGGCGAAAATATTCATCAATCCGGTAACAAATGACACCTGGAAGGAGGGGGACCGTATTAAGCGGCCAACATTGGCGGAATCCTTGAAAGTAATTGCCATCGAAGGAGCAAACGCTTTGTATGGTAAAAATGGCACACTTTTACCCAAATTGAtggaagatttaaaaaatgttggcAGTATCTTAACGGAGAACGACTTCTACAATTATAG GCCCGAATGGGTTAAGCCTGCGCGAGCTACTCTACGTAATAACTTCTTTCTACACTCTATGCCTCTCCCAGGCAGTGGCCCAATACTTAGCTACATGCTATCTATTCTGGACGGATACAAGGACCTGTCATCAAATGATCCGCTAACATGGCATCGGATCATCGAGAGCTTTAAGCACGGGTACGGAATGCGTACGAAGGTTGGAGACCCGCGCTTTGTCACCTCCGTAAATACGGTGCTTCAAAAgatgacaaacaaaaactatgtTGCCTACATTCGTGATATGATAGTAGGCAACATGACATTCGACAGTTACGATTACTACGGAGCAGATTTTGCTGGCCTACAAGATCAGGGCACTGCACACGTCTCGGTACTGGCAGCTAATGGAGACGCAATAGCTGTAACAAGTACAATTAATTATCT GTTTGGCTCCTTAATAGTTTCACCTTCGACCGGGATTATCCTAAAtgatgaaatggatgatttttctaCACCAGGTGTTGTGAACGCTTACGGTTTGTCTCCTTCTCCGGCGAACTTTATCGTACCAGGAAAACGACCGCTATCTTCTATGTCTCCGACGATCATTACTGATCGGCAGGGTGATGTGCGAATGGTACTTGGAGGAGCAGGAGGATCCAGGATCACCACTGCTGCGGCATTGCTTATACTTCGACAcctatatttcaaacaaagcCTTTGTGAAGCCATTAATGCACCAAGAATTCACCATCAATTAGCACCGATGCAGGTCGAATATGAGAAAGGATTCGATGCCAATTTAATAGCAGAACTTGCTGCTCGAGGTCACAAGGTTCAAGAGACAAAAGCAGACTTTGGTTTTGCTGCATTGACAGCGATCGTTAAACAGGAAAACACAGTTTCGGCCGCTTTCGATCGACGACGAAGTGGTAGTGTGTCGGTGCGACCGCCCAAATCTGGCTTAGGCAATT GTGCCAAAATTGTGTCATCAGGTGTCAACTGCACAGG GTTACGATCATTGATAATAGTTATGTGTCTAATATGGCCTACGGCTCGATCGCAGTACACAGACAATGTGCGTGCTGCAGTGGCATCGAATGCGGTCGAATGTGCCGAAATTGGAACGAGTATGCTAGATCAAGGTGGTTCCGCAGCCGATGCGGCTATCGCAACCCTGTTCTGCGAAGGTGTTTCGATCCCACAGAGCATGGGTATCGGTGGTGGATTTGTATTGACCGTCTACAACAAAGCTTCGGGCCTCGTAGAGTCATTGGACTCGAGGGAGGTCGCTCCGGCAGCTGCTACCAAAAATATGTACATCGGAAATGGTAAAGCCGCCATCGAAGGAGGTCTATCCATTGCCGTTCCAGGAGAAGTGAAGGGCTACTGGGAGTTGCATCAAAAGTATGGCAAACTTCCCTGGAAAACGTTAGTGAATCCAACGATTGATTTATGCACCAAAGGGTCCCTCGTCACGGATTATTTGGCGAAGACATTGATCTCAAAGAAGTCATTAATATTGACGTATCCCGCACTGGCGAAAATATTCATCAATCCGGTAACAAATGACACCTGGAAGGAGGGGGACCGTATTAAGCGGCCAACATTGGCGGAATCCTTGAAAGTAATTGCCATCGAAGGAGCAAACGCTTTGTATGGTAAAAATGGCACACTTTTACCCAAATTGAtggaagatttaaaaaatgttggcAGCATCCTAACGGAGAATGACTTCTACAATTATAG GCCCGAATGGGTTAAGCCTGTGCGAGCTAAGCTGCGTAATAACTTTTTTCTGCACTCCATGCCTCTCCCAGGCAGTGGACCAATACTTAGCTACATGCTATCTATTCTGGATGGATACAAGGACCTGTCATCAAATGATCCGCTAACATGGCATCGGATCATCGAGAGCTTTAAGCACGGGTACGGAATGCGTACGAAGGTTGGAGACCCGCGCTTTGTCACCTCCGTAAAAACAGTGCTtcaaaagatgaaaaacaaaaactatgtTGCCTACATTCGTGACATGATAGTAGGCAACATGACATTCGACAGTTACGATTACTACGGAGCAGATTTTGCTGGCCTGCAAGATCAGGGCACTGCACACGTCTCGGTACTGGCAGCTAATGGAGATGCAATAGCTGTAACAAGTACAATTAATTATGT GTTTGGCTCCTTAATAGTTTCACCTTCGACCGGTATCATCCTAAAtgatgaaatggatgatttttctaCACCAGGTGTTGTGAACGCTTACGGTTTGTCTCCTTCTCCGGCGAACTTTATCGTACCAGGAAAACGACCGCTATCTTCTATGTCTCCGACGATCATTACTGATCGGCAGGGTGATGTGCGAATGGTACTTGGAGGAGCAGGAGGATCCAGGATCACCACTGCTGCGGCATTGCTTATACTTCGACAcctatatttcaaacaaagcCTTTGTGAAGCCATTAATGCCCCAAGAATTCATCATCAATTAGCACCGATGCAGGTCACATATGAGCCAGGGTTCGATGCTAATGTAATTGCAGGACTTGCTGCCCGAGGTCATAAGCTTCAAGAAATAGAAGGTGATGCTGGTTTTGCTGCATTGACAGCGATAGTTAGACACCGAAACATGGTTTCGGCCGCTTTCGATCGACGGCGGGGTGGTAGTGTGTCGGTGCGACCGTACAAAGCTGGGGTAGGTAATTGTTATTAG